The Altererythrobacter sp. Root672 genome includes a window with the following:
- a CDS encoding lysophospholipid acyltransferase family protein has translation MRLVFVRSGVRWLGILLVFLTIVPLHVLVSLVWRRDAVPPIFLGLMGRVAGLRIRTEGVPRQGALFLANHISWLDILALAKTSRAIFVAHSGLAVHGGLKWLCDQNDTVFITRDRRGSVAGQVEQVRAALSDRPLVIFPEGTTDDGTALLPFRSSLLSAVEPLAGQVPIQPVALDYSDAAEISWFGDEPGMANVRRILSRPGRIELTIRFLEPLSGEALANRKTMTAAAQQAIAQALRLPLAAQIP, from the coding sequence TTGAGGCTGGTTTTCGTTCGTAGCGGTGTCAGGTGGCTGGGCATCCTGCTCGTCTTCCTGACCATCGTTCCCCTCCATGTGCTGGTATCGCTGGTCTGGAGACGGGACGCCGTACCTCCGATCTTCCTCGGCCTGATGGGCCGCGTGGCGGGCCTGCGCATTCGCACCGAAGGCGTTCCGCGCCAGGGGGCCCTGTTTCTTGCGAACCACATAAGCTGGCTCGACATTCTCGCCCTCGCCAAGACCAGCCGAGCGATCTTCGTGGCCCATAGCGGACTTGCGGTACACGGCGGGCTCAAGTGGCTGTGCGATCAGAACGATACGGTCTTCATCACCCGCGATCGCCGAGGTTCGGTGGCCGGCCAGGTAGAGCAGGTGCGGGCCGCCCTCTCCGATCGGCCGTTGGTGATCTTTCCCGAAGGGACCACTGACGACGGAACCGCCTTGCTGCCGTTCCGAAGTTCGCTGCTTTCGGCCGTCGAGCCGCTGGCGGGCCAGGTTCCGATCCAGCCGGTAGCGCTCGACTACTCCGACGCTGCCGAAATTTCCTGGTTCGGCGACGAGCCGGGCATGGCCAACGTGCGCCGGATCCTGTCGCGCCCGGGGCGGATCGAACTGACCATTCGCTTCCTCGAGCCGCTATCGGGCGAGGCGCTGGCCAACCGGAAGACCATGACCGCTGCGGCCCAGCAGGCCATCGCGCAGGCCTTGCGCCTTCCACTCGCCGCGCAAATCCCTTAA
- a CDS encoding SDR family NAD(P)-dependent oxidoreductase gives MAEDFSGKVAIVTGGASGIGAAIVRDLADRGAKVIVADYNLAGAEEVASEAGGGAKAFKVDTSAADEVEAMVSYAVQAFGRLDLAVNNAGIGGKSAPIGDTELSEWHRVIDVNLHGVFYGLRYEIPAMLKTGGGSIVNMASILGAVGWRGSAGYVAAKHAVAGLTKTAALEYATQGVRVNAVGPAFIATPLIENSMDDEARKALVGLHPIGRLGTSEEVAALTNFLLSDAASFMTGAYYPVDGGYLAQ, from the coding sequence ATGGCTGAGGATTTTTCCGGCAAGGTTGCGATTGTCACGGGCGGTGCGTCCGGCATCGGCGCGGCGATCGTCCGTGATCTGGCCGACCGCGGCGCCAAAGTTATCGTGGCGGACTACAATCTGGCCGGCGCCGAAGAAGTGGCCAGTGAGGCAGGAGGCGGTGCCAAGGCCTTCAAGGTCGATACCTCCGCCGCGGACGAGGTCGAGGCGATGGTCAGCTACGCCGTGCAGGCCTTTGGGCGGCTCGACCTGGCGGTCAACAACGCCGGCATCGGCGGCAAGAGCGCGCCCATCGGGGACACCGAACTGAGCGAATGGCATCGGGTGATCGACGTCAATCTCCACGGTGTGTTCTACGGTTTGCGCTACGAGATTCCGGCGATGCTGAAGACGGGTGGCGGCTCCATCGTCAACATGGCCTCAATCCTTGGTGCGGTCGGTTGGCGCGGTTCGGCGGGCTATGTTGCCGCCAAGCACGCCGTCGCGGGGCTGACCAAGACCGCGGCGCTCGAATACGCGACGCAGGGCGTCCGGGTGAACGCAGTCGGGCCCGCCTTCATCGCGACGCCGCTAATCGAAAACAGCATGGACGACGAAGCGCGCAAGGCCCTCGTCGGCCTGCATCCAATCGGGCGTCTGGGAACGTCGGAAGAAGTCGCGGCCCTGACGAACTTTCTGCTGAGCGACGCTGCCAGTTTCATGACCGGGGCCTATTACCCGGTCGATGGCGGCTATCTAGCCCAGTAG
- a CDS encoding LysR family transcriptional regulator — protein sequence MRRLPPLRALEAFVRVVRLGSARAAANELGLSPSALSRRIGNLEEFTGRKLFSRTGQTMRLTDEGRQFYDNVAPHLEALAVAVQAQSENLQLLRLRLGVLPLFGTQRLFPRLPELRGLHPRLHIDIDTGPHLIDRVGDTLDAAILLTTDPGPGFHSVQLDQNTVHAICSRTVADELGPAPDIKALSKQTFLIHTDMPLSFDAWKSALGFQALQPQAIDHYDSGQLILEAAAQGLGIAVMHDDHLKRNNDPRLAKLYDVRIDSPYSYWFVCRPVDLDSRPVRLFHDWLVEAGL from the coding sequence ATGCGCCGCCTGCCCCCTCTTCGCGCGCTTGAAGCGTTTGTGCGCGTGGTCCGCCTCGGTTCCGCGCGGGCGGCGGCCAATGAGCTTGGCCTGAGCCCGTCGGCGCTCTCGCGCCGCATCGGCAACCTCGAAGAGTTCACCGGCCGCAAGCTGTTCTCCCGCACGGGCCAGACCATGCGCCTGACTGACGAAGGCCGGCAGTTCTACGACAACGTCGCCCCGCACCTCGAAGCGCTCGCGGTGGCCGTGCAGGCGCAATCGGAAAACCTGCAGCTGCTGCGCCTGCGTCTCGGCGTGCTTCCGCTGTTCGGCACGCAGCGGCTGTTCCCGCGGCTGCCCGAGCTCCGTGGGCTCCATCCGCGTCTGCACATCGACATCGACACCGGCCCGCATCTGATCGACCGTGTCGGCGATACGCTCGACGCGGCGATCCTGCTGACGACCGATCCGGGTCCGGGGTTTCATTCGGTGCAGCTGGACCAGAACACCGTCCACGCCATCTGCAGCCGCACCGTGGCCGATGAGCTGGGCCCCGCACCCGATATCAAGGCGCTGAGCAAGCAGACTTTCCTGATCCACACCGACATGCCGCTCAGCTTCGACGCGTGGAAATCCGCGCTCGGCTTTCAAGCACTGCAGCCGCAGGCGATCGACCACTACGATTCCGGCCAGCTGATCCTCGAGGCCGCGGCCCAGGGTCTCGGCATCGCAGTGATGCACGACGATCACCTCAAGCGGAACAACGACCCCCGTCTTGCCAAGCTGTACGACGTCCGCATCGACAGTCCCTACAGCTACTGGTTCGTCTGCCGGCCCGTCGATCTCGACAGCCGGCCCGTGCGCCTTTTTCACGATTGGCTCGTGGAAGCAGGATTGTAG
- a CDS encoding nuclear transport factor 2 family protein gives MKLKFALLAAALALSPATGQAQMRALSDPVVGHPNPESLFTSSDRKLHRNKQTALRIQRELLKCNEWARAGEWLTDRYIQHNPVAASGLKGVQDYFLNVAKRTPTVPCPALSANDPNAVVAVTAEGDYVTILTKRIVPYADDPSQSYTTTWFDTWRFVDGKADEHWDPATLPTGPAPQAAAPATHTGTEEDRAAINALMWRYDRSLDHYDAEAYAANFTPDGAFGQVKGHDALRKMITDLVAGQDKRRAEGATIGKMHHFTMNQWLEFTGPTTARYHYYHQTVFGTGGAIGSPTAPVMAAAGQGVDDLVKVDGKWYIKYRNVAPTREQE, from the coding sequence GTGAAACTGAAATTCGCCTTGCTGGCCGCCGCGTTGGCGCTCAGCCCCGCCACCGGTCAGGCCCAGATGCGCGCGCTGAGCGATCCTGTCGTTGGCCATCCCAACCCGGAATCGCTGTTCACCAGTTCCGACCGCAAGCTCCACCGCAACAAGCAGACCGCGCTGCGCATCCAGCGCGAACTGCTCAAGTGCAACGAGTGGGCCCGCGCCGGGGAATGGCTGACCGATCGCTACATCCAGCATAACCCGGTCGCCGCCTCGGGCCTCAAGGGCGTGCAGGACTACTTCCTCAACGTCGCCAAGCGCACGCCGACCGTGCCCTGCCCCGCGCTCAGCGCCAACGATCCCAATGCGGTGGTCGCGGTGACGGCCGAGGGTGACTACGTGACCATCCTCACCAAGCGCATCGTCCCTTACGCCGATGACCCGAGCCAGAGCTACACCACCACCTGGTTCGACACTTGGCGTTTCGTCGACGGCAAAGCCGACGAGCATTGGGATCCGGCAACCCTGCCGACGGGCCCCGCGCCCCAGGCCGCAGCGCCTGCCACGCATACCGGAACCGAAGAGGACCGCGCCGCCATCAATGCCCTGATGTGGCGCTATGACCGCTCGCTCGATCACTATGATGCCGAAGCCTATGCCGCCAATTTCACGCCGGACGGCGCGTTCGGACAGGTCAAGGGTCACGACGCCCTGCGCAAGATGATCACCGACCTCGTCGCCGGCCAGGACAAGCGCCGGGCGGAAGGCGCGACCATCGGCAAGATGCATCACTTCACAATGAACCAGTGGCTCGAGTTCACCGGGCCCACGACTGCCCGCTATCACTACTACCACCAGACCGTGTTCGGTACCGGTGGCGCCATCGGCAGCCCCACGGCTCCGGTGATGGCTGCGGCCGGTCAGGGCGTGGACGATCTCGTGAAGGTCGATGGCAAGTGGTACATCAAGTACCGCAACGTCGCTCCGACGCGCGAGCAGGAATAA
- a CDS encoding nucleotidyltransferase family protein, with protein MAEEPVPTVLIVAGQRLGKVDPLAAKYGIEHKCLVPLLGRPLIGYVFDAVDAAFPTAPIIVSINDPQALDNEPEARRFFDAGRLKVVTSANNLLESVFAATTDITYPLLVTTGDNVLMTPEALRGFHEYALHEDADCAAMFARKEDILAAHSEGQPRFWKFRDGEFSGCNTFWMKDASAMKVGEIFRGGGQFLKFPKRFIAAFGLLNLIGFQLNLFNVKRMLSRVSSRFGKKVVAQITDDGRHAIDVDNEFSHAVAERLLRAKGTPDLAA; from the coding sequence ATGGCGGAAGAGCCCGTTCCCACAGTCTTGATCGTCGCCGGCCAACGACTCGGTAAAGTCGATCCCCTCGCCGCCAAGTACGGTATCGAACACAAGTGCTTGGTCCCGCTGCTGGGGCGGCCGTTGATCGGCTACGTGTTCGATGCGGTCGACGCGGCATTCCCGACCGCGCCGATCATCGTTTCGATCAACGATCCGCAAGCGCTCGACAACGAACCGGAAGCGCGCCGCTTCTTTGACGCCGGACGACTGAAGGTCGTGACCTCCGCGAACAACCTGCTCGAGAGCGTGTTCGCAGCGACAACGGACATCACGTACCCCCTGCTCGTCACGACAGGCGACAACGTGCTGATGACCCCCGAGGCGCTGCGCGGCTTCCACGAATACGCCTTGCATGAAGACGCCGATTGCGCGGCCATGTTCGCCCGCAAGGAGGACATTCTGGCCGCACATTCAGAGGGCCAGCCGCGCTTCTGGAAGTTCCGCGACGGAGAGTTCTCCGGCTGCAACACGTTCTGGATGAAGGACGCCTCGGCCATGAAGGTGGGTGAGATCTTCCGTGGCGGCGGGCAGTTTCTCAAGTTCCCCAAGCGCTTCATCGCGGCGTTCGGCCTGCTGAACCTGATCGGCTTCCAGCTCAACCTGTTCAACGTCAAGCGCATGCTCTCCCGCGTTTCCAGCCGGTTCGGGAAGAAGGTCGTAGCCCAGATCACCGATGACGGACGGCACGCCATCGACGTCGACAACGAGTTCAGCCACGCCGTGGCCGAGCGCCTGTTGCGCGCCAAGGGCACGCCTGACCTCGCCGCCTGA
- a CDS encoding peptidylprolyl isomerase — protein sequence MADEKLTFTLDTGDGEARDVVIKLRSDLAPGHVERITELAKEGFYDGVVFHRVIPGFMAQGGDPTGTGMGGSDRPDIKAEFNSEPHVRGTCSMARTQVPDSANSQFFICFDDARFLDKQYTVWGQVESGMEHIDALPKGEPPRQPGKIVKATVS from the coding sequence ATGGCGGACGAAAAGCTGACCTTCACCCTCGATACGGGCGATGGAGAGGCCAGAGATGTGGTGATCAAGCTGCGGTCGGACCTCGCGCCCGGCCATGTCGAGCGCATCACCGAGCTCGCGAAGGAAGGCTTTTACGACGGCGTGGTGTTCCACCGCGTGATCCCGGGCTTCATGGCCCAGGGCGGCGACCCGACCGGCACCGGCATGGGCGGTTCCGACCGGCCCGACATCAAGGCCGAATTCAACTCGGAGCCGCACGTGCGTGGCACTTGCTCGATGGCCCGCACCCAGGTGCCCGATAGCGCCAACAGCCAGTTCTTCATCTGCTTCGACGACGCTCGCTTCCTCGACAAGCAGTACACCGTATGGGGCCAGGTCGAGAGCGGCATGGAACACATCGACGCGCTGCCCAAGGGCGAACCGCCGCGGCAGCCGGGCAAGATCGTCAAGGCGACCGTTAGCTGA
- the miaB gene encoding tRNA (N6-isopentenyl adenosine(37)-C2)-methylthiotransferase MiaB, with the protein MRQTRAPETFRVKSFGCQMNVYDGERMAELLAEQGMRAAPEGTEADLVVLNTCHIREKAAEKVYSDIGRLVKAGGDTPPMIAVAGCVAQAEGEEIMARAPAVGLVVGPQAYHRLPAMIEQVVEGKRASDTDMPADAKFAALPARRRVGPSAFLTIQEGCDKFCTYCVVPYTRGAEISRPFSDLLREAETLVEHGAREITLLGQNVNAWAVDEVGFDGLLKELAKIPELRRIRYTTSHPNDVTEGLIRAHAEIEKLMPYLHLPVQSGSDRVLKAMNRSHTADSYLRLLDRFRAARPDLALSGDFIVGFPGETDAEFEETLRLVDAVGYAQAFSFKYSPRPGTPAATMDGQVPGEVMDERLQRLQAAINRDQLAFNEASIGKRCQVLVERKGKKPGQWLGKSPWLQSVHFEGEAAIGDVVEVDLIQAGPNSLAAVLVQRAASQAA; encoded by the coding sequence ATGCGACAGACCCGCGCCCCGGAGACCTTCAGGGTCAAAAGCTTCGGCTGCCAGATGAACGTCTACGACGGCGAACGCATGGCCGAACTCCTGGCCGAGCAAGGCATGCGCGCCGCGCCCGAGGGTACGGAAGCGGACCTCGTCGTGCTCAACACCTGCCACATCCGCGAAAAGGCCGCCGAGAAGGTCTATTCGGACATCGGCCGCTTGGTGAAAGCCGGCGGTGATACTCCGCCGATGATCGCCGTCGCGGGCTGTGTCGCACAGGCCGAGGGCGAAGAGATCATGGCCCGCGCGCCGGCTGTCGGCCTGGTGGTCGGACCGCAGGCCTATCACCGCCTTCCCGCGATGATCGAGCAGGTGGTCGAGGGCAAGCGAGCCTCTGACACCGACATGCCGGCTGACGCCAAGTTCGCCGCCCTCCCCGCGCGGCGGCGCGTGGGACCGAGCGCGTTCCTGACGATTCAGGAAGGGTGCGACAAGTTCTGCACCTACTGCGTCGTGCCCTACACGCGCGGAGCAGAAATCTCCCGACCGTTCAGCGATTTGCTGCGCGAAGCGGAGACCCTGGTCGAACATGGCGCGCGCGAGATCACTCTGCTTGGGCAGAACGTCAATGCCTGGGCCGTTGATGAGGTCGGCTTCGATGGCCTGCTAAAAGAACTCGCCAAGATCCCGGAACTGCGGCGAATTCGCTACACGACAAGCCATCCCAACGACGTGACCGAGGGGCTCATCCGCGCGCATGCGGAGATCGAGAAGTTGATGCCATACCTGCACTTGCCCGTGCAGAGTGGCAGCGACCGCGTGCTCAAGGCCATGAACCGCAGCCACACCGCCGACAGCTATCTCCGCCTGCTTGATCGCTTCCGCGCTGCCCGTCCCGACCTGGCTTTGAGCGGCGACTTCATCGTCGGCTTTCCGGGCGAGACCGATGCGGAATTCGAAGAGACCCTGCGACTGGTCGACGCGGTAGGCTATGCTCAGGCGTTCAGTTTCAAGTACTCGCCCCGCCCCGGCACTCCCGCTGCGACGATGGACGGCCAGGTTCCGGGCGAAGTGATGGACGAGCGTCTCCAGCGCCTGCAGGCGGCCATCAACCGCGACCAGCTAGCCTTCAATGAAGCCAGCATCGGCAAGCGCTGCCAGGTCCTGGTGGAGCGCAAGGGCAAGAAGCCCGGCCAGTGGCTCGGCAAGTCCCCTTGGCTGCAATCGGTGCACTTCGAAGGCGAAGCCGCCATCGGCGACGTGGTCGAGGTCGACCTGATCCAGGCGGGACCGAATTCGCTTGCCGCCGTGCTCGTGCAACGTGCGGCCAGCCAAGCCGCCTGA
- the rimI gene encoding ribosomal protein S18-alanine N-acetyltransferase gives MIDDLDRIMHVMDAAFDPAYGEAWSRGQVGDALVMPNTYYLLAGIDGSDPQEGQQAAGFALSRGAADEEELLLIAVDPAHQGKGIGSILMQRFIETAQDRGAVRLFLEMRDGNSAESLYRKYGFDNVGRRKHYYRRGMGTPLDAITFVLHKK, from the coding sequence ATGATCGACGACCTCGATCGAATAATGCACGTGATGGATGCGGCTTTTGACCCCGCATACGGCGAGGCCTGGAGCCGCGGCCAAGTTGGCGATGCGTTGGTCATGCCCAATACGTACTACTTGCTTGCAGGCATCGACGGCTCCGACCCGCAAGAGGGCCAGCAGGCGGCCGGTTTTGCACTATCTCGCGGCGCAGCGGACGAAGAAGAATTGCTACTGATCGCCGTCGACCCCGCCCACCAAGGCAAAGGCATCGGTTCGATCCTGATGCAGCGCTTTATCGAAACGGCTCAAGACCGTGGCGCGGTTCGGTTGTTTCTTGAAATGCGCGACGGCAATTCGGCCGAATCACTCTATCGAAAGTACGGCTTCGACAATGTCGGCCGCCGAAAGCACTATTACCGCCGCGGGATGGGAACACCTCTCGATGCGATTACCTTCGTACTCCACAAAAAATGA
- a CDS encoding MucR family transcriptional regulator produces MATIESDLSETLITLTSDIVAAHVSNNSVSVDDVPALIQNVYGALASLGSAPQPEEKLQPAVSVRASVKADHLVCLEDGKKMKMLKRHLMTDHGLTPAEYRARWNLPADYPMVAPDYAEKRRVLAKEIGLGRKPGQRRGRRKKVVA; encoded by the coding sequence ATGGCTACAATCGAAAGCGATCTCTCCGAGACGCTTATCACTCTCACGTCTGACATCGTTGCAGCGCATGTGAGCAACAACAGCGTTTCAGTCGATGATGTCCCTGCTCTGATCCAGAATGTCTATGGTGCGCTCGCAAGTCTTGGTTCGGCGCCGCAGCCCGAAGAAAAGCTGCAGCCGGCTGTTTCGGTTCGCGCTTCGGTAAAGGCCGATCATCTGGTTTGCCTGGAAGACGGCAAGAAGATGAAGATGCTCAAGCGCCACCTGATGACGGATCACGGGCTTACCCCCGCCGAATATCGCGCACGCTGGAACCTGCCGGCCGACTATCCGATGGTCGCGCCCGACTATGCGGAAAAGCGTCGCGTGCTCGCCAAGGAAATCGGCCTCGGCCGCAAGCCCGGCCAGCGTCGCGGACGGCGGAAAAAGGTCGTCGCCTGA
- the ybeY gene encoding rRNA maturation RNase YbeY, producing the protein MDLEIDIEEPWPEGRWEALASSAAEAAAAVAPELANERLSASLLFTSDSEIHELNRDWRQRDKPTNVLSFPMLEREDLLDLEHVGPPELLGDIALAHETCAREAAEKGVSLEAHATHLIVHGLLHLAGYDHEISPEDADAMEALEIKALAMCGIADPYGDRDTEQGKQEGDAR; encoded by the coding sequence ATGGACCTTGAGATCGACATCGAGGAACCCTGGCCGGAAGGTCGGTGGGAAGCCTTGGCCTCGAGTGCGGCAGAGGCGGCTGCGGCGGTAGCGCCTGAACTGGCGAACGAACGCTTGTCGGCCAGCCTGCTGTTCACGTCGGACAGCGAAATCCACGAACTCAATCGTGACTGGCGCCAGCGGGACAAGCCCACCAACGTCCTCTCCTTCCCCATGCTCGAGCGGGAAGACTTGCTTGACCTGGAGCACGTGGGCCCACCCGAACTGCTGGGAGACATCGCCCTCGCCCACGAAACATGCGCTCGCGAGGCCGCGGAAAAAGGCGTTTCGCTAGAGGCTCACGCGACGCACCTGATCGTTCATGGCCTGCTGCACCTCGCCGGTTACGATCACGAAATCTCGCCGGAAGATGCCGATGCGATGGAGGCGCTGGAAATAAAGGCGCTTGCGATGTGCGGTATCGCTGACCCATATGGGGACCGCGACACAGAACAAGGAAAGCAAGAGGGCGATGCCCGATAA
- a CDS encoding PhoH family protein codes for MARKATRAGEHSVLAHPEDRRDAARRARVEVLFDEQAMLGALFGEFDANLVLIENRLGVLIAARGNKVVIEGAEDDVARAREVLVVLHERLLTGAELDSGMIEALIARSNEPTLEGIITGDAKGPPIMIRTRRKTIVPRTAMQADYMRQLASRDIIFALGPAGTGKTYLAVAQAVSQLITGSVQRLILSRPAVEAGERLGFLPGDMKEKVDPYLRPLYDALYDCMPPEQVDRRLASGEIEIAPIAFMRGRTLADAFVILDEAQNTTREQMKMFLTRFGQNSRMVVCGDPKQVDIPGGDAQSGLIDAVNRLNGIDGIGVTRFSVIDVVRHPVVGRIVEAYEGKGT; via the coding sequence ATGGCCCGTAAAGCTACTCGCGCCGGGGAACACTCGGTGCTCGCCCATCCCGAAGACCGGCGTGACGCAGCGCGCCGCGCAAGGGTTGAAGTCCTGTTCGATGAACAGGCAATGCTCGGAGCCTTGTTTGGCGAATTCGACGCCAACCTTGTCCTGATCGAAAACCGGCTCGGAGTGCTGATCGCCGCGCGCGGCAACAAAGTCGTGATCGAAGGCGCGGAGGATGACGTGGCCCGTGCCCGCGAAGTCCTCGTGGTCCTGCACGAACGGTTGCTGACCGGGGCCGAGCTCGATTCGGGCATGATCGAAGCCCTGATCGCCCGGTCCAACGAACCCACCCTCGAAGGCATCATCACCGGCGACGCCAAAGGCCCGCCGATCATGATCCGCACCCGGCGAAAGACGATCGTGCCGCGTACGGCGATGCAGGCGGACTACATGCGCCAGCTTGCCTCCCGCGACATTATCTTCGCGCTCGGCCCGGCAGGCACGGGCAAGACCTACCTCGCGGTCGCCCAGGCCGTCAGCCAGTTGATCACCGGCAGCGTTCAGCGGCTTATCCTCAGCCGCCCCGCGGTCGAGGCGGGCGAACGCCTCGGCTTCCTGCCGGGCGATATGAAGGAGAAGGTCGATCCTTACCTCCGCCCGCTCTACGACGCGCTCTACGACTGCATGCCGCCCGAACAGGTCGACCGGCGCCTGGCCAGCGGGGAGATCGAGATCGCGCCTATCGCGTTCATGCGCGGACGCACGCTCGCCGACGCCTTCGTGATCCTGGACGAAGCCCAGAACACCACCCGAGAGCAGATGAAGATGTTCCTCACCCGCTTCGGTCAGAATAGCCGGATGGTGGTCTGCGGAGACCCGAAACAGGTCGACATTCCGGGCGGTGATGCGCAAAGCGGGCTGATCGATGCGGTCAACCGTTTGAACGGCATCGACGGGATCGGGGTCACCCGGTTCTCTGTCATCGACGTGGTCCGCCATCCGGTGGTCGGTCGGATCGTCGAGGCTTACGAGGGCAAGGGCACCTGA
- a CDS encoding hemolysin family protein has protein sequence MPDNSKPGESSTGDADSRRGLWHAIRSFFDEGETSLRAQIEEALDEHEDEQSGGDVRPSKSDMSPVELTMLRNLLHFSEHDADDVAIPRGEIIAVSADATWDELVGLFAEHGHSRLPVYRETLDQVIGMMHLKDVFPFLANGTPPPSDWTTLMRQPLYVPQARGALDVLADMRSRRIHLAIVVDEFSGTDGIITIEDLVEEIVGNIEDEHDEAPIELVVPIGEGMWDVDARAELDDVARTIGDPRIAEVDEAVDTLGGLATILAEQVPEVGAVLRHPSGWCIEVTGGDETHVTRLRLHQPDEAEAEVDE, from the coding sequence ATGCCCGATAATTCCAAACCGGGCGAATCCAGTACGGGAGACGCGGACAGTAGACGCGGGCTCTGGCACGCGATCCGGAGCTTTTTCGACGAAGGCGAAACCTCTCTGCGGGCGCAGATCGAGGAAGCGCTCGACGAACACGAAGACGAGCAGTCAGGCGGGGACGTCCGCCCTTCCAAGAGCGACATGTCGCCGGTGGAACTCACCATGCTCCGCAACCTGTTGCACTTCAGCGAGCACGATGCCGACGACGTGGCGATCCCGCGCGGTGAAATCATCGCCGTGTCGGCGGACGCCACCTGGGACGAGTTGGTCGGCCTGTTTGCCGAACACGGTCATTCGCGCCTGCCGGTCTACCGCGAGACGCTCGACCAGGTAATCGGCATGATGCACCTCAAGGACGTGTTTCCGTTCCTCGCCAACGGCACGCCTCCGCCTTCCGACTGGACCACGCTAATGCGCCAGCCGCTCTACGTGCCGCAGGCGCGCGGGGCGCTCGATGTGCTGGCGGACATGCGTTCTCGCCGCATCCACCTGGCGATCGTGGTGGACGAGTTCTCCGGCACCGACGGGATCATCACTATCGAGGACCTGGTCGAGGAGATCGTCGGCAATATCGAAGACGAGCATGACGAAGCTCCGATCGAACTGGTGGTGCCGATCGGCGAAGGCATGTGGGATGTCGATGCCCGCGCCGAGCTCGACGATGTCGCCCGCACCATAGGGGATCCGCGTATTGCCGAGGTCGACGAAGCCGTCGATACGCTCGGCGGCCTCGCGACCATTCTCGCGGAGCAGGTGCCCGAAGTGGGGGCCGTGCTGCGCCACCCCAGCGGTTGGTGCATCGAAGTGACCGGAGGCGACGAGACCCACGTCACTCGGTTGCGTTTACATCAACCTGACGAGGCCGAAGCGGAAGTGGACGAATGA
- a CDS encoding Fur family transcriptional regulator, whose protein sequence is MHQPIDLEALCAERGLRITEQRRVIARVLSEAEDHPDVEALHERASSIDPKISIATVYRTVRLFEEAGILDRHDFGDGRARYEAAPEAHHDHLIDVETGKVVEFVDPELEALQKVIAEKLGYRLVDHRMELYGVRIDRED, encoded by the coding sequence TTGCATCAACCGATAGATCTAGAAGCGCTGTGTGCTGAGAGAGGCCTCCGGATTACCGAGCAGCGGCGCGTTATCGCCCGCGTTCTTTCCGAGGCTGAGGATCATCCAGACGTCGAAGCTCTTCACGAGCGCGCGTCTTCGATCGATCCGAAGATTTCCATCGCCACCGTATACCGCACCGTGCGCCTGTTCGAAGAAGCGGGCATCCTCGATCGCCATGACTTTGGTGACGGCAGGGCACGCTACGAAGCCGCCCCGGAAGCGCATCACGACCATCTGATCGATGTCGAGACAGGGAAGGTCGTCGAATTCGTCGATCCTGAGCTCGAAGCGCTGCAGAAAGTGATCGCGGAGAAGCTCGGCTACCGGCTCGTCGACCATCGCATGGAATTGTACGGCGTCCGCATCGACCGCGAGGATTGA